The genomic region TTGGAATATGCCACATATACTACAAATTTTAGGTTATTATTTGTTAATTAATGTATTCTATTTCCATTAATTATGCCATCAACCTCAATGGAAGTAAGTTCAGGATAATAAAGTATTCTAACAAAAGGAATTTATTGGCTTtaaaaggcaggtttttttcacttacagCAGTTTTGTGTTCTTGTGTTTATGCTTTCCTTCCCATTCTTTGTCTTACTTGACATGTACGttcatttaaaagcacaaagagCAATTCCAACCATATTCTTTGCCAGTATATAGGTCCAATAGCATAAATACAGTTCACATCAATGTAATCACAGAAGGTATATTTTaacctgtattttcctttcagatgtgTAGTGAGTTAAAATTTTCATAACAATTTTAGTCCATGAGAAGACGTACCAACTCTTTAAATTCTTATATGTGGCTAGGTTCTGTTGCCAGAtaagaaaaatgtggtttaggGCATATAGTTGGGATTATGCAGTGATCCAAAGAGAGGGGTAGATAGTATTACCAACCACAACCATGACTAGATGAAAGCTGACATACATAATCACAGGATTAAGAGTTCACTGAAAATTTGGGAGTTAGCAACACAGCCTTTACCTGGATTAATAAAGGAAAAGTCCTACTTATGAGGATGCCACTATCTGAGTTCTAAATATCACATTCATACACCTAATTTAATTTGTGTATCAGTGAATATAAGAAATCATATCAATGAACACAAGGAATAACAAGCTGAATTCAATGTAAAACAGGAAGAATCTAGGTCTTGGATTTtggtatattttattatataggAATCTTCAATATTCTTATATAGAAAAATTCTTATATAtctgactgcatttttctcttctctccataGCTGCATTAAAAAGATGGACATTAATAGCCATCTGCTTTTCgatttttgaaatttgaaattgcATTTGCAGCAAATATACCCAAATTTTATGACATCTTTGAAACAATGGGGCTATTTCTCTCTATGTGAAACTTTTGTTCGAAAACACACTACTATTCTATGGAAAATTAGTTCCATAGGGAACTTTCTTATCTGCACCTTAAGTTAAACAGTAAAATTGCCTAAAAATTATGTGGAAATTTTTAGTGCTGTAAGtcataaataatacatatttaagGAGTAGACATGGTTTGAATCctaaacagggaaaaaaaaccaacccccatAGAAAATATAACTCAACCGCAATATAATGGTACAGATAAATTTgaaagttgtttggtttttttttttaataaaagaactAACAGATCCATTTTGATACACAGGCTCTGTGTTCTACATCTGTTCTGTGTTAAGCATATATTACTtcagtggtttttgttttaaatgttaaatataaGCAGGATTATTTTTCACTAATTAAAGAGTGGAAAAACCTCacatttctaatgaaaatacaCTAGTGTGATATTaaatcatgaaaataaaaatgttatgaGCACAAAGGTCTACAAGGACATTTTTAGAAGAGCTAATGAATCACAAAGTGTGAGAATGCAAGCATGCAGAGTTTAAGATTACATACGTCCACTTTGTATCTCTTCAGTCTTCTCTCATTAAGCTGGGGAACGAGTTGCAGCAAAGGATGCAGGACAGACGACTGAGAGGACATGAACACAGACACATGAGCAACAATGAAATTCGGGTCTTATGATGCAAAAGAAGTCTCTTCCCACAGTATTGGCTTATGGACCAAACATACACCAAAAAAGAACTGAAGTTGTTAATTGAGAAACTCATTTTTTGAACATTCTGACTTGACAACAAACAGGTACCAACATTTATATTTACACTATGAATGTGACTCACAGAGTGATGGAGGGAAAAGCTATGTGTCCTCACCTTTATTCATTGAAAGTTCAGAACTGTTTACAGACCTCTTGCCTGGACAATGGCAGTTATTCCGACTTTGTTCTGCCTCTGTGAGTGGTACAGAGAAATACACTACTCCTACTAACATTTCTATGATTATCTACTATGGAAGTTAGCAGCTTCAATCTCCATTGTACTGAGAAGttaattttacttcaaaataacttaaattgcagcaagaaaaattatttttttactagaaAACAGTTTGCAGGAGGGATCCATTCTCAAGCAAAATTTGCAACCATGGCACTGGTCACTCTAACTAAAAGAGAAGTTCAAATCCTGAAATTCCTTGTGTTCAGCAAGACTTTATGCTTGCAGACAGCCTGGTTAAGCACAGTGGCATACTGCGCAGTATAAGTTGCCCCATGGCAAACCACAACCACGTGGGCTTGTGGAAAGAGGTCCATAGTgagaaaaagtagaaaaccCATGTTCCGTCAACAAATTTCAACCTTCAACTCATGTAAACATAATTTTAagaagaatgcatttttttatacaaTACTTCTTAGAAAAGTGATACAAcaaagagaaatataatttatggAATAACTAGAGTTACCAAAgtgataatgtatttaaaaggtaaaatgaaCTTGCCTACTTGGAGCCAACTTTTCACTGTCTGCCTAAGGTAGGCAATGTGGCATCATAATAGCTAAAAATGTAGAGGTCTGGTGTGTAGTGGAGGAGTTAAAGGGCATCCCAGCTGGTCACTTGGGCTCTGCCTTGCAGTCGGTGGAGAGAGGTTAATAAAGCCAAAGAATGATGGATCTCACCTAAGTTAGTATCTCTGAGAACTGGGCTAGAAAACAGTCACCTGAACAGCTAAACCAGAAGTGAGAAAGCAGTAATCCctgtgggcaggcaggggcagaggtATTCAGGATGGCGGTGAAGGGGGATGCAGTACCCTCTtaagcaggagcagcagcagaaatagctCATTTCACTGTGCCCTTGTTATCATTAAAGCTCCAGAGCAGCTCTATCATGAAAACACTGACCCCAATACCAGCAGTATCACTTTCTAAGAAATACACCACATAGTTCTGAAGAAAtataaagaacaagaaaaaatggaCATTAACGTATAAGAATGATTgttaagaaatgagaaaacatgaatatttttaaccTTCTCAAAATCCTATGGTGCACAGAAAAACCACATAGATGCACAGAAATAACTGATTATGTTTGCACTTTAAAAGCAAGAGTGGATCACATGTAGCTTATTTGTTggtttatgaaaatatttttatagcaacAATACTaggctattttttaaataataattttcatttaaaatataatccAAAGACTGAGTGAGACTTAAGTACTATTTTGCCTGATACATATTTAtgacacacacaaataaatacatacaatttaattaataattaataaaaattctttaagaGTTCTTAATATTTGTGGTCATATTCTCAGCTTCTATAAATCTGCATTGTTTCACTGCATATGTTATCTTCCagtaccagaaaaaaagcatttgaatttaTTCTTAAATGTTGAAACAACAAGATTAAGATACAGTTGGGATTTCATGAatgtttggttgggttttttcacaCCCGTACAGTATTGATGGTCTCCCATGTTATTAAAACACATTCTATACCTTAAACATGAAACTCCCAGTTCTGAGCTTGTTATATAGCTGGAGAGACTACTGCAAACAGGAACATTACCTTGTTTTTATGTATAGGCACACAGGTACTCACAAGGAGGTGCTATGCCACTTACCACGATGTCTGAGTTGCCTGAGTCATGAGTCTTAGAATAATGAAATAAGAACTGttcaaaaaaattagaagtggGGTTTTACTACAAAACAGGGCAAGGGTGTTATGATTTTCTTGACAATTTTAGTGTGATCATAAAACATACATAGAAATCTTACCCTTTTGGTGTTGTCTTTTTCATCTAAGCCCTGTAGGAATAATAATTGGTAGAGAagcttttatttgttaaaaaaaagagcaatggGCAATTTTGATTACATTATAAACTTTTCAGTACTGGATTAGAATATCATCCCTCCTTGACAGTTCTATTACATGTCTTTGCTTATCAATGTAACTACTCTTTTCAAACTCTGTAGAGAGTATTGATTACTCTCCAGTAGAACAGTCAATGGGTTTAGCGGATGTTCCTTTGCATATCCCTAGGGTCTCCTTAGtaaatttctttctccattgAGAGCTTATAATTTGTTTTATCTAGAGCAATAAAAACACCTGAAAGCTTGTATCCAGCCTGGAGATTATTGTCCAAACATTGGAGTCTCCCCGTTATCTTTAATAGGTGTTGGATTAGGACACATAGCATTTCAGCGTAAGAACTGATAGTATTAGTTCCAGCACCAAGTGACACTTCACATACTGGGTCCTCAGAATTCATTGTAGACACCGGCACACTGAGAGATCAAGCTAAGTAGTCTTTCGTGTGTGTTACCTGTGGTTTCTGGAGAAATCCCATGACCAAAAAACAAAGTTCTTCCAGTGCACTGGATGCctaatgcaaagaaaacatgaacTCAGGTATCACACTTCCAATCCTACTACATATAACAAATAGtatcaaaataataaagtaaagTAACCTAACTCACCTGAGGCTGAGAATCTCTGGACAGGTAGGCAGAACATGCATCATCTATCTGTAAAAGTTCACACAGTCCTTTTTTAAGAAGTcagattaataaaaacaaatgaaatgtgtatattttcagaaacagttcAGTGCAGCTAAAGGCATGGCAAGCTTGCCCACCATAAGGAATCCTTATAGGTAcattcatgaaatattttgcattcaaggggaaaaaaagcccttaaccatgtaaaaaaaattatacttgcTTCATCTGAACGAACACATACATATCTGTGTCCTTTATTCTCTTAGCTGCCTCATGCCCCTCCTATTTGTAAGCTTTGCAGACTaagtcatattttaaattatgattttaAGCATCTAGAGTATGGACTATGAACTTAAATCTCTCCTCTGATATCTTTGGATTAtacaaaactgcaaagaaaatggcaaaaccaaagcaagtgATTCAGTGAGCAGTCCTCAAATACAACCCTTCCAGTTGGATTCCAGCACCCCTGCAGGTGTATGTCACATGCATCTCATGAGTGATTCTGATATGTGCCAGCACATCTTATGTATGCCAGTTACTTTCCGTGAGTCACCAAGCAGCCAATATCCGAGGTTTGCACTGATTTCTTTGGCAAATGAAGAACCTTACATGATCTTGTTTAAAGGAGGTGGTTCCCAAATCACAGTGCTAGTAAGAGATATATTCAATATATTTCAAGGGTTCTAAACTCAGAGGACTGTGGAAGAAGTCATTGCTGCTGAACTTAAACAAGTCGGCACAGAATGGAATGTTACCCATGTagacacaaaacaaacaaacaaaactaaatctgcaaaccaaaccaagaagCCCCAACACCCATCAGCCATTTCTTCTGGATGAAAATAAATGTCCATTTAGCTCTGCATCTTATCTCCAAAAATGGCCATACACTAGCACCCAGGGAAGAGCCTAAGAAGAGACCAGTGGTCTAATAAAACCCATGCTCTCCAACCAGAGTGGATTTCTGTGCTGTGAATTTGACCAATCTCTCTCTGAACCATTGTAAACTTTTAGCATCCACAATGTCCTGTGGTAAGGGTTTCCTAAACACTGTGTGAAATACCACTTCTGTTTGTCTTGTTCAGTCTTTTCAAAGCTAGCTTCATTCAGTGCTATCACAATCTTGTCTTGGAAGAAGTAATGAACGAGTGATTCCCACCCGTTGTCTCACTACTGTTCCTGACCTTGTGTAGACAATTAACCACATCCTCCTTCTGTTGTCTCTCTTCCAGGATGAAAGAATCCCATAATACTGAATCTTTTTTAGTGGAGTTATTAAGCatggagggagaagaaatggAATAAGGGGTATTTGAATTTATGGAGGTAATATTATCAGTGCTGAAAGCTCAAAGGATACTGTAAGGATAAGAAAAGACTGCCAGTACTCCAACTGAAGATGCACagtttaataataatgaaaaaagaggCTTAACTTTTCATATATAACTTTAAAATTGTATCAATAGCAACCTGCATTGGTACGCACCATTTCTTCCACTGAATCTTTGATACTGTTTGTCTAGATGCCAAAAAGCTTTGCCAACCCTTTAGTTCATAGACTgcataaaaaaatgtgttttttttaaataaagagtaGGCAATGCAATGCATCTTATGATTTTATTATAGGTAAAAAGCCCTAAACAACAGTCCTTagcaatgaaaacattaaatgaaaaaagcaataaacaaatAATGCATATCTGAGCACTTCAAAACAAGAGATGATTCATTTCTCTAGAGACAATCTATGAGAAAGCATTAGCAGAGATAGTGGGAAAGCTAATAGCTCATAGAATTCCCCTTTCAAATAGTTTTTGTTGGTAACACATCTTCCccattctcttttcccttcacCTTGCAGTTTGTCTCTGGGTATCAGAAATCAGCAGTGAATAACATAAAATAAGCTGAAGTCATCTCAGTAGCCTAAGTTAAAACTttactgtttcttcttgttaagggtttttttgttggtttttgtttgtttgtttgtatatttgcttgttttgtagTTGGAGGTGACTCTTAGAGAACTACCATAATTCAGTAGCAGGACAAGCCAGAGACTGCTTTGTGCTGGATGCAATGCAAGGCAAGGTCTCTCTCAGCTAAAACCTGCATGGACAAAGCAAGGGCTGAGGAAAAGCCACAGTTtctgttaatttgtttttaaaaaaattaaaataaaaatttaatagtTTCTGTCATCCTTCATGCATCTTCTCAGTAATTTTCTCTCCAATCTCAGAAACGTGGCCTGAGGGTGGGAGCTTGTGAGTTGTTTGTGCTTGGTTAAATaacatgaagaaacaaaaggatgTGAGAGACAAGTAAAGAAACACAATACTTAGTTACAGTTTCCCATATTTATAAACTCAGAATCATTCCTAGAAAATACTAGGTTAATTTAGAGGCAGGGCTTCTCCTGAATGATCCGCTAATAAAGTAACAAACAGAGAAGAACTGATTCTTTTCACTCTTAGAAACTCTGGTGGACTAGTATGATTCTGTAATCAGGTTGATTTAGGTTATATACCTATGCATctaatttgctttccttagacCATCTCCAGTCCTGCATTATTCTTGTTATAACAGTAAGTTTTATATTGCTTATGTAATATAATTTTACATGGAATTTAGTATCTTATGCATACTTTTTTGTTCAATGAAATCAATGGAAACTTTGCCTATAGTTGGTGTAGAGACAAATCCTGTGTTACAACTAGCAAATCTTAacaataaatgcagaaatgtatAAAATAGCACTTTTCAATCCAGAATGTAAATAACTCCTTAAAGCTATCAGGACCTTACTTCTCCAAAGACCACTTTTCCCCCACGAGATAAGTATCACCAGTGCTTGTTTAAGTGCCAGTCTAGAAATACGTTGGTGTTTGAGTCAACACTTCCGATATGAACGAAGGGGAGCTGACAGTAAGGGAAGTGTCTCCTGGAATGGccacagcaggaagaaagtTACTCTCTGCATCTGTACCCCTGGTGAGTCACTTGTTTTCTGATGTTATCAGAAGCTACAAAATTAAATGTCAGAAGAATACTTGAAGGTTACAGCAACACCAGGGCAGGCAAGTTACAGGCTAAACCCTCTCTGCGTGTTATGCCCTGCCACTCCATCTGTTCCAAAAGGGCAAGGAAGAGCCCATGTTAACACGTGTCACATTCTAGAGTCAAAACAAATGTTCCTTTCAAAGATGAGAGTGGAAGTTATCATAGCGATCAGTAGCAAAATGTTAGAGGGACCAACTGACACAGTACATTATCCTTTACCTAGTAAACTGAGAGGCTAGGATAGGATTAAATACAGTGTCCCAGCCCTGTGTACAGAACAGAAGAAGCAAGAGGTAAGACTGGCTGAGTTGAAGCAATTCCTGTGTATCATGTACAGACTATAAAACTACTAGACAGGACACTGTGTTGCTTCCAGGGACAGTGACTGCCTGGTCATTGGCAGTTGAATGACAACCGTTATCAAACGTAGCTCTCCATTGAGCCAAGACAGTCTTCCCAGAAAGACATCTTAACACCCAGCCTCAACATCCTCCTGGAAATACTGTTCAGAAATTCTGGAAAATAAGATGTTTCACCTCTTTGCTGATGTCAGGATAGGAGATGTACAGGAGAAGCAGGACTGGAAGAAGAAGAACCTGAACTCCGTGCAAGAGAAATACTGGAGAGTCAGGTGTGACTGTGGCAAGGATGGGCACAGAAGAAATGGGAGTATACCATATGGCAGGTGATGCTTACCTCTTTCCACAGCTGCAAATCCTCATCTGCCTCGAGCGCTTGGGATGGCATCAGTGCACCTGGAAGCACAAACCACACTTAGCAATGCTGTACAGCAAAGGTCATTTGTATAAGTATCTTGTGTCagtgatttaaataaaaactctgAACATGATATGATACCTAGCACACTTACTAACTGCAAAGTCTGAGAGCTGGATGGTCCAAGGAAGTCTGCTGCCCTGGGCGTTGTGGGGTTTGTCCAGTAGTTTCTGCCTGCTCTATGTTAGCAACACAGCAGGAGGCTTCTTCCCAAGTTCACAGCAGATACAGACATTCACATCTCTTAGCAATAAACAGTGTGGAAGTTACTCAGGTTTCACTGAGCATCAGGCTAGCATTAGTCTGTTCTCAGCGATAAGTAGCAGGCAAGAAAATTTGCACAGCAGCTCTTTAATACTAAGACCTGTTGAGGAAAACACATTCCAGCACCTACAACCTCGAGCTTTCTGAGAACTCGGGTCACCTCCAGCGCACTCAT from Aquila chrysaetos chrysaetos chromosome 1, bAquChr1.4, whole genome shotgun sequence harbors:
- the NMU gene encoding neuromedin-U isoform X1, which translates into the protein MGNLCHQQPPAAPRQRSRRKAGHGAALPGSPLLLLLLLLLLLASSVSASKGALMPSQALEADEDLQLWKEIDDACSAYLSRDSQPQASSALEELCFLVMGFLQKPQGLDEKDNTKRFLFHYSKTHDSGNSDIVSSVLHPLLQLVPQLNERRLKRYKVDEELQGPGGIQSRGYFFYRPRNGRRSVDFR
- the NMU gene encoding neuromedin-U isoform X2; the encoded protein is MGNLCHQQPPAAPRQRSRRKAGHGAALPGSPLLLLLLLLLLLASSVSASKGALMPSQALEADEDLQLWKEIDDACSAYLSRDSQPQASSALEELCFLVMGFLQKPQGLDEKDNTKRFLFHYSKTHDSGNSDIVEELQGPGGIQSRGYFFYRPRNGRRSVDFR